A section of the Centropristis striata isolate RG_2023a ecotype Rhode Island chromosome 7, C.striata_1.0, whole genome shotgun sequence genome encodes:
- the nipbla gene encoding nipped-B-like protein A isoform X1, with protein MNGDMPHVPITTLAGIASLTDLLNQLPLPSPLPATTTKSLLYNGRIAEEVTCLLGCRDENLASQLAHGLNQVSTEHIELKDNLGSDEPEGDAPLLLQTMLARNPGIFREKNVMQQPMVPPYKITQNSMHSPAQPANFQPAAMSPNPPSRFVAPQTGSSSRYMSQNSPVPSPYTPQSPAPGYIQPYPHQQPPSYNQHQQIQQGEMSVASPMVPGGIRNIHDGKVSGQMANAANHHSDRHGTEDYLNIVHRLSNEEGDSTMRNPSFPLRSPQSGCSPAGSEGTPKPGSRPPLILQSPPPYAPSSRDGGPDQKQQLQQRKKAQAVKEEKDMYDIVSSPSKDSTKLTLKLSRVKSNESDTQGDVLPGIDDNSDNMEAELAFQQVPVLQQNLAARLQQQQAGGASGLQPPSSPYDEAELDALAEIERIERETASEKCSKEVQDKDKPLKKRKQDSFPLEPGAGGPGGPTGAPGSGSTGGGNAGKLTPQEATAAGNGASRPPLMVSIDLQQAGRADGQLDPCLAAPIPALEAQRWPEEPASGPAAVEGSDTALRLKPDGRPEVIKNRVDKHDSRRDGRESSKHRHEEKSSDRRGEMPKSSNRGEHGRDRDRESDRDKRHRSETVGRDRRSPDSRCRSDRDRYRASSTGEPGRSGNRHDGSKPASSASCANLPDSFPAQLLGGHSGALKNFQIPKIKRDKDSSGLNESPMWGQPKVKLERLGLVKDFEKRPKPVVVLKKLSVDQIQRIIRHSKSGKNRISSGKSGKSGMDPAVLKELPPELLAEIESTMPLCERVKMNKRKRSTVNEKPKYAEVSSDDDFDPNGESARKRQRRDKDRTWDVEERERRGSGEHRRSAQRDSRRGSGSRYRDSSDEHSPPPSMSEVARKMKMKEKQKKRKAYEPKLTQEELMDSSTFKRFLSSIDNILENLEDVDFTAMATDDDEIPQEFLLGKHQLSELGSESAKIKAMGISSRIPSDKLVKLLNILEKNIQDGSKLSTMMSHDQDAEDEEKLWRDLIMERVTKSADACLTALNIMTSTHMPKAVYIEDVIERVLQYTKFHLQNTLYPQYDPVYRVDPHGGGLLSSKAKRAKCSTHKQRVIIMLYNKVCDIVSNISELLEIQLLTDTTILQVSSMGITPFFVENVSELQLCAIKLVTAVFSRYEKHRQLILEEIFTSLARLPTSKRSLRNFRLNSSDQDGEPLYIQMVTALVLQLIQCVVHLPNDKDCFDEYDSKVDQDVLITNSYETAMRTAQNFLSVFLKKCGSKQGEEDYRPLFENFVQDLLSTVNKPEWPAAELLLSLLGRLLVHQFSNKQTEMALRVASLDYLGTVAARLRKDAVTSKMDQRSIDRILQESQGNDETQQLQKALLDYLEENAETDASLVFARKFYVAQWFRDTTTEAEKSMRNQNPKDEDSSDGPQHAKEIETTGEIMQRAEKRKKFLRNIIKTTPAHFATLKMNSDTVDYEDSCLIVRYLASMRPFAQSFDIYLTQILRVLGESAIAVRTKAMKCLSEVVAVDPSILARSDMQRGVHGRLMDNSTSVREAAVELLGKFVLSRPQLTEQYYDMLIERILDTGISVRKRVIKILRDICLEQPTFSKITEMCVRMIRRVNDEEGIKKLVNETFQKLWFTPTPAHDKETMTRKILNITDVVAACRDTGYDWFEQLLQNLLKSEEDASYKPAKKACVQLVDNLVEHILKYEESLAENKGVNSTRLVACITTLYLFSKIRAQLMVKHAMTMQPYLTTKCNTANDFMVICNVAKILELVVPLMEHPSETFLATIEEDLMKLIIKYGMTVVQHCVSCLGAVVNKVTHNYKFVWACFNRFYGALNKLKIQHHEDPNSTTLVANKPFLLRSLFTVGALARHFDFDLEEFKGNNKVVIKEKVLELLLYFTKHEDEEVKTKAIIGLGFLVIMHPSQMFMPEVKTLYNGILADSASSINLKIQILKNLQTYLQEEDTRMQEADREWKKLSKQEDLKEMGDISSGMSSSIMQLYLKQVLEAFFHTQSSVRHFALNVIALTLNQGLIHPVQCVPYLIAMGTDPEPSMRNKSDQQLVEIDKKYTGFIHMKAVAGMKMSYNLQQAIESSRRTIIRGFRQDETHSALCSHLFTMIRGNRQHRRAFLISLLNLFDDSSKTEVNMLLFVADNLACFPYQSQEEPLFIMHHIDITLSVSGSNLLQTFKELLLKEPRRKEKKPKVWKNTSDGEDEGEKMNCDSPRSDEERSSGDDDVVRRPKKARKPVADSESSESDLDDLDLEDVDKVMRLLPDNPSGLLDFANAVQGILLLLVLKQHLKNQYGFSDGKIQKYSPTESAKVYDKAVNRKSTIHFHPRQTIDFISNNMAHASLTNDVKRRIVRQYLDFKVLMEHLDPDEEDEEGEASASANIRNKAINALLGGSGAFSGPSPRNQAGPETDDDYSDGDERTPGSSRRSRRAGDSSDPGRMSETVDAMDVIALCCPKYKDRPQIARVIQKSSNGYNIHWMAGSYSGPWAEAKKRDGRKLVPWVDTIKETDIIYKKIALTSNHKLSNKVVQTLRSLYAAREGGAS; from the exons ATGAATGGGGATATGCCTCATGTTCCCATCACCACTCTTGCTGGGATCGCTAGCCTCACAGACT TGTTGAACCAGCtgcccctcccctctcctctccctgccACCACCACTAAGAGCCTCCTATACAATGGGAGGATCGCAGAGGAAGTTACCTGCCTACTGGGCTGTCGGGATGAGAATCTGGCCTCCCAGCTAGCCCATGGCCTCAACCAGGTCTCCACAGAGCAcat agagctgaaggACAACCTTGGTAGCGATGAGCCAGAGGGAGATGCACCACTGCTGCTGCAGACCATGCTGGCCAGGAACCCTGGCATCTTCAGGGAGAAAA ACGTTATGCAGCAGCCAATGGTACCGCCGTATAAGATCACCCAAAATTCCATGCATAGCCCCGCGCAGCCTGCAAACTTCCAGCCGGCTGCAATGTCTCCCAATCCACCAAG CCGGTTTGTGGCGCCCCAGACTGGTTCCAGTAGTCGGTACATGAGTCAGAACAGTCCAGTACCCAGCCCCTACACTCCTCAGAGCCCTGCCCCCGGTTACATACAGCCGTACCCCCACCAACAGCCACCCAGCTATAACCAACATCAACAGATACAACAAGGTGAGA TGTCTGTGGCCAGTCCCATGGTTCCAGGTGGCATCCGAAATATCCATGACGGCAAAGTGTCAGGGCAGATGGCCAATGCTGCAAACCACCACTCAGACAGACATGGCACTGAGGACTACCTGAACATTGTACACCGACTGAGCAACGAG GAGGGTGACTCCACCATGAGGAATCCTTCTTTCCCTCTGAGGTCTCCACAGTCTGGCTGCTCCCCAGCAGGGAGTGAAGGAACGCCCAAAC CGGGTTCTCGTCCCCCGCTGATTCTGCAGTCGCCACCTCCCTATGCGCCCTCATCAAGGGACGGGGGACCGGACCAGAAACAGCAGCTCCAGCAAAGGAAGAAAGCCCAGGCtgtgaaagaggagaaagaCATGTACGATATTGTAAGCTCTCCAAGCAAGGACTCGACAAAACTCACCCTCAAGCTGTCCAGGGTCAAGTCAAATGAGTCTGATACCCAAG GGGATGTCCTTCCGGGTATCGATGACAACTCTGACAATATGGAAGCAGAACTGGCCTTTCAGCAGGTGCCTGTTCTCCAGCAAAATCTAGCAGCTCGGTTGCAGCAACAGCAAGCTGGTGGTGCCAGTGGTCTTCAGCCTCCCAGTTCCCCTTACGACGAGGCAGAGCTTGATGCTCTCGCTGAAATTGAAAGGATAGAACGAGAGACGGCGAGTGAGAAATGCTCCAAGGAGGTGCAAGATAAAG ACAAGCCACTGAAGAAGAGAAAACAGGACTCCTTTCCCTTGGAGCCAGGTGCAGGGGGACCAGGTGGCCCCACAGGTGCCCCAGGAAGTGGATCAACAGGAGGGGGCAATGCTGGCAAACTGACCCCGCAAGAGGCCACCGCAGCTGGGAATGGTGCCAGCCGCCCTCCCCTCATGGTGAGCATCGACCTCCAGCAGGCAGGCCGAGCTGATGGCCAGCTCGACCCCTGTCTGGCTGCCCCTATTCCAGCCCTTGAGGCCCAACGCTGGCCTGAAGAACCAGCTAGTGGGCCAGCAGCAGTGGAGGGTTCTGACACGGCTTTGCGGTTGAAACCAGACGGACGACCGGAAGTCATCAAGAACAGGGTTGATAAACATGACAGCAGAAGAGATGGTCGGGAGTCGTCAAAGCACCGGCATGAGGAGAAGTCCTCTGACAGACGGGGGGAAATGCCAAAGTCATCAAACCGAGGGGAACACGGACGAGACAGGGACCGAGAATCTGACAGGGATAAGAGGCATCGGAGCGAGACTGTTGGTCGAGACCGACGCTCCCCTGACTCTCGCTGCCGAAGTGACCGAGATAGGTACCGGGCTTCTTCCACTGGAGAGCCTGGTCGGAGCGGCAATAGGCATGATGGTTCCAAACCAGCCTCATCTGCCTCGTGTGCTAATCTTCCAGATTCTTTCCCCGCTCAGCTCCTGGGAGGGCATAGTGGCGCACTGAAGAACTTCCAGATCCCTAAG atCAAACGTGATAAGGATAGCAGTGGGTTAAATGAAAGTCCGATGTGGGGACAGCCCAAGGTTAAACTGGAGAGGCTTGGTTTGGTGAAGGACTTTGAGAAGAGACCCAAGCCTGTGGTGGTTCTGAAAAAGCTTTCTGTTGACCAGATCCAGAGGATTATCCGGCACAGCAAGTCTGGAAAGAACAGGATCTCCTCAGGAAAGTCTGGCAAAA GTGGTATGGACCCGGCAGTTCTGAAGGAGCTGCCCCCAGAGCTGCTGGCAGAGATTGAGTCGACCATGCCCCTGTGTGAACGGGTAAAGATGAACAAGAGAAAACGAAGCACTGTTAATGAGAAGCCCAAATATGCTGAGGTCAGCTCGGATGATGACTTTGACCCAAATGGAGAGT CTGCAAGAAAGAGGCAGCGCCGAGACAAAGACAGGACCTGGGATGTGGAAGAAAGGGAGCGACGGGGTTCAGGGGAACATCGGAGAAGCGCGCAGCGAGACAGCCGACGAGGCTCAGGGAGCCGCTACCGAGACTCCTCTGACGAACATTCACCGCCACCCAGCATGAGTGAAG TTGCCAGAAAAATGAAGATGAAGGAGAAGCAGAAGAAACGGAAAGCATATGAACCCAAATTGACACAAGAAGAGTTAATGGACTCGTCCACATTTAAGAGGTTCCTCTCGAGCATTGACAACATCTTGGAGAATCTGGAGGATGTGGATTTCACTGCCATGG CTACAGATGACGATGAGATACCTCAAGAATTTCTGCTTGGCAAACACCAGTTGAGTGAGCTGGGCAGCGAGTCTGCCAAGATTAAGGCCATGGGCATCTCCAGCAGG ATCCCATCAGACAAGCTGGTGAAATTGCTGAACATACTGGAAAAGAATATCCAGGACGGGTCCAAGCTTTCCACCATGATGAGCCAT GACCAAGATGCTGAAGATGAGGAGAAACTTTGGAGAGATCTGATCATGGAGAGAGTCACAAAGTCAGCAGATGCCTGTCTGACAGCTCTCAACATCATGACCTCAACGCATATGCCGAAAGCTGTCTACATAGAAGACGTCATAGAGCGGGTGCTACAATACACCAAGTTTCATCTTCAGAACACACTGTATCCACAATACGACCCAGTCTACAGGGTGGACCCTCACGGAG GTGGCCTGTTGAGCTCCAAGGCAAAGCGTGCAAAATGCTCAACACACAAGCAACGTGTGATCATCATGTTGTACAATAAAGTGTGCGATATCGTCAGCAACATCTCTGAGCTCCTGGAGATCCAGCTTCTTACTGACACCACCATCCTCCAG gtTTCTTCAATGGGAATCACTCCGTTCTTTGTGGAGAATGTCAGTGAGCTGCAGCTGTGTGCCATTAAACTAGTAACAGCA gtTTTCTCACGTTACGAGAAGCATCGGCAGCTGATCTTAGAGGAGATCTTCACCTCTTTGGCCAGACTGCCTACCAGCAAACGCTCCCTCAGGAATTTCAG GCTGAACAGCTCAGACCAGGATGGAGAGCCGTTGTACATCCAAATGGTGACCGCTCTGgtgctgcagctgatccagtgTGTGGTCCACCTCCCCAACGACAAGGACTGTTTCGATGAATACGACAGCAAG GTGGATCAAGACGTGTTGATAACCAACTCGTATGAGACGGCAATGCGAACAGCACAAAACTTCCTCTCAGTTTTCCTCAAAAA GTGTGGCAGTAAGCAGGGAGAAGAAGATTACCGGCCATTGTTTGAGAACTTTGTCCAGGACCTGCTCTCAAcagtaaacaaaccagagtgGCCTGCTGCAGAGTTGCTGCTCAGTCTGCTTGGCAGACTACTG GTACACCAGTTCAGTAATAAGCAGACGGAGATGGCTCTGAGAGTAGCATCCCTGGACTACCTGGGCACAGTGGCTGCCCGTCTGAGGAAGGACGCAGTCACCAGCAAGATGGACCAGAGATCGATTGATCGAATCCTACAAGAG TCACAAGGTAACGATGAGACCCAGCAGCTGCAGAAAGCTCTACTGGACTACTTGGAAGAGAACGCTGAGACAGACGCCTCACTGGTG TTTGCTAGAAAGTTCTATGTTGCCCAGTGGTTCCGGGACACCACGACAGAGGCTGAGAAGTCCATGCGGAACCAGAACCCAAAGGATGAGGACTCATCGGATGGACCACAACATGCCAAGGAGATTGAGACCACCGGTGAAATTATGCAGCGAGCTGAGAAGCGCAAGAAGTTCTTGCGCAATATCATCAAGACCACGCCGGCTCATTTCGCCACACTGAA AATGAACTCTGACACTGTGGACTATGAGGACTCCTGTCTGATTGTGCGTTATTTGGCCTCCATGAGGCCGTTCGCCCAGAgctttgatatttatttaacacAG atCTTGAGAGTCCTTGGAGAAAGTGCCATCGCTGTAAGGACTAAAGCCATGAAATGTCTTTCTGAGGTTGTGGCTGTGGACCCCAGCATACTGGCAAGG TCCGACATGCAGCGTGGCGTCCATGGTCGTTTGATGGACAACTCTACCAGTGTGAGAGAGGCAGCTGTAGAGCTGCTGGGCAAATTTGTGCTCAGCAGACCTCAACTCACTGAGCAGTACTATGACATGCTCATAGAGAGGATACTG GACACTGGTATCAGCGTAAGAAAACGGGTGATCAAGATCCTCAGAGACATCTGTCTGGAGCAGCCGACCTTCAGTAAGATTACTGAGATGTGTGTGAGGATGATCCGCAGGGTCAATGACGAGGAAGGTATCAAG AAATTGGTGAACGAGACATTCCAGAAGTTGTGGTTTACTCCGACTCCAGCCCACGACAAAGAGACCATGACCAGAAAGATCCTCAACATCACTGATGTG GTTGCGGCGTGTCGAGACACCGGCTATGACTGGTTTGAGCAGCTTCTTCAGAAT CTTCTGAAGTCTGAAGAGGATGCATCGTATAAGCCAGCCAAAAAGGCCTGCGTTCAGCTAGTTGACAATCTAGTAGAGCACATCCTCAAATATGAGGAGTCTCTTGCAG AGAACAAAGGTGTGAACTCAACACGGCTAGTGGCGTGTATCACCACCTTGTACCTATTCAGCAAGATCAGGGCCCAGCTCATGGTCAAACATGCCATGACCATGCAACCCTACCTGACCACAAAGTGTAAC ACTGCCAATGACTTCATGGTCATCTGTAACGTGGCAAAGATCTTGGAACTTGTGGTCCCTCTGATGGAGCACCCCAGTGAAACTTTCCTCGCCACCATCGAAGAAGACCTCATGAAGCTCATCATCAAATACGGCATGACG GTGGTCCAGCACTGTGTGAGCTGTCTTGGAGCTGTTGTCAACAAAGTCACGCACAACTATAAGTTTGTCTGGGCTTGCTTCAACAGATTCTATG GTGCACTTAACAAGCTGAAAATTCAGCATCATGAAGATCCCAACAGCACGACGTTGGTAGCAAACAAGCCTTTCCTGTTGCGATCGCTCTTCACTGTGGGTGCCCTGGCCCGGCACTTTGACTTTGATCTGGAGGAGTTCAAGGGCAACAACAAG GTTGTTATCAAGGAGAAAGTTCTCGAGCTGCTGCTATACTTCACCAAACATGAGGACGAGGAGGTCAAGACCAAAGCCATCATCGGCTTAG GTTTCCTTGTGATCATGCATCCCAGCCAGATGTTCATGCCTGAGGTGAAGACTTTGTACAACGGCATCCTGGCTGACAGTGCCTCCTCCATCAACCTCAAAATCCAGATCCTCAAAAACCTCCAGACGTACCTTCAGGAGGAGGACACGCGGATGCAGGAAGCTGACAGAGAAT GGAAAAAACTGTCCAAACAGGAGGATCTGAAGGAGATGGGAGACATCTCGTCAGGGATGAGCAGCTCTATCATGCAGCTTTATCTAAAACAGGTGTTGGAGGCGTTCTTCCACACTCAGTCCAGTGTACGGCACTTTGCTCTCAACGTCATAGCTCTCACACTCAACCAGGGTCTCATCCATCCTGTACAG TGTGTACCCTACCTCATTGCAATGGGAACAGACCCAGAGCCCAGCATGAGGAACAAATCTGACCAGCAGCTGGTGGAGATCGACAAGAAGTACACAGGATTCATCCAT ATGAAGGCAGTAGCTGGGATGAAGATGTCATACAACTTGCAGCAGGCCATCGAGTCTTCTCGTAGGACCATCATCAGAGGTTTCAGACAGGACGAGACGCACTCGGCGCTCTGCTCCCACCTCTTCACTATGATCCGGGGGAACCGGCAGCACCGGAGGGCTTTTCTCATCTCACTGCTGAACCTCTTTGATGACAGTTCA AAGACGGAAGTAAACATGCTGTTGTTTGTAGCAGACAACCTCGCCTGTTTCCCATACCAGAGCCAGGAGGAGCCTCTCTTCATTATGCACCACATAGACATCACCCTGTCTGTTTCTGGAAGCAACTTGTTGCAAACCTTCAAAGAG CTTCTCCTAAAGGAGCCGAGGCGTAAGGAGAAGAAGCCAAAGGTGTGGAAGAACACGTCAGATGGGGAGGATGAAGGGGAAAAGATGAACTGCGATTCTCCCAGGAGCGACGAGGAACGAAGCAGTGGTGATGACGATGTGGTACGGCGGCCTAAAAAGGCCAGAAAACCTGTTGCAGACTCGGAAAGCTCAGAATCTGATCTGGACGATTTGGATTTGGAGGATGTGGATAAAGTAATGAGGCTCCTCCCAGATAATCCATCAGGTCTCTTGGACTTTGCTAATGCTGTTCAGGGCATCCTGTTGCTGCTGGTGCTCAAACAGCATCTGAAGAACCAATATGGATTCTCTGACGG TAAAATCCAGAAGTACTCACCGACAGAGTCAGCCAAGGTGTACGATAAGGCAGTGAACAGAAAAAGCACCATTCACTTCCACCCACGACAAACCATCGACTTCATCTCCAACAACATGGCTCACGCCTCACTGACAAACGATGTCAAGAGGCGGATTGTCAGACAATACCTAGAT TTCAAGGTTCTGATGGAACATCTGGACCCAGacgaggaagatgaggagggaGAAGCGTCTGCCAGCGCTAACATCAGAAACAAAGCCATAAACGCCCTACTGGGAGGCTCTGGTGCCTTCTCAGGACCCAGTCCGCGAAATCAGGCAGGACCAGAGACGGATGACGATTACAGTGATGGCGACGAAAGGACCCCAGGG TCCTCTCGAAGGTCAAGGCGAGCGGGTGACTCATCGGACCCCGGCCGAATGAGTGAGACAGTGGATGCCATGGATGTGATTGCCCTTTGCTGCCCCAAATACAAGGACCGGCCGCAAATAGCTCGAGTCATCCAGAAGTCCTCCAATGGATATAACATCCACTGGATGGCTGGCTCCTACTCGGGGCCCTGGGCAGAGGCCAAGAAACGCGATGGCCGCAAACTTGTGCCTTGGGTGGACACTATTAAGGAGACGGACATCATTTACAAGAAGATTGCCTTGACCAGCAaccacaaactgagcaacaaagtAGTACAGACTTTACGCTCACTGTATGCAGCGCGGGAAGGAGGGGCTAGCTAA